Part of the Bacillus sp. N1-1 genome, TAAAACCGCTTCAAAGCCGCGGGCTTTCTGCTTTCCAAATAATTGTTCAGCTCCACCTGTAATGGCTCCTGATAAACCAGCGCTTTTACCTGACTGAAGCAATACAACAGTAATAAGTAAGATTGAAACGATAACTAATGCAATTGTAGCTGCAAGATGCATAATTCCACCTCCCGGACTATAGCCTTTCCAATACTATAAATTTACCATAAATTTTTCAATAAAAGCAATCTATTTCGGTAATACTCGACATTCTCATTATTATCTTAACAAGTGTTAACACTTCTTAAACGGGTATCGGCTGTTTTCGTAGACATTGTTGCGATAAGAGTGGTGGCTGATTTCCGTTCCATGATGCTCCCTTTCCGCGGGCGGGTTGTGAGCCTCTTCGGCGCGCTAAGGCGCGCCTGTGGGGTCTCACCTGTCCCGCTAGTCCCGCAGGAGTCGAGCACCTTCCGCTCCAATCAGCTATTAAGTGTGGATCTTAATACAAACCCCTTTTTAAAAAAAAGAAATTTACAGAAAAAATTTAGTAATAGAAATTAAAAAACCCCCGCGTTTTCACGCGGGGGTCTTCAAAACTTACTTCTTATCTAAGTTATAGAAGCTCTTACGTCCACCGTAGATTGCAAGGTGCTCAAGCTCATCTTCGATGCGAAGAAGTTGGTTGTATTTAGCAACGCGGTCCGTACGAGACGGTGCGCCTGTTTTAATTTGTCCAGCGTTAGTCGCAACAGCAATGTCAGCGATTGTTGTATCTTCTGTTTCACCAGAACGGTGAGAGATAACAGCTGTGTAACCAGCGCGCTTCGCCATTTCAACAGCATCAAATGTTTCAGTTAGTGTACCAATTTGGTTCACTTTGATTAGGATTGAGTTACCTACGCTACGCTCAATTCCTTCAGAAAGTTTGTTTGTGTTTGTAACGAAAAGATCGTCACCAACAAGCTGAACTTTCTCACCAAGAGCTTGAGTAAGTTTCTCCCAGCCTTCCCAGTCGTTTTCATCAAGACCATCTTCAATTGAAATGATAGGGTATTTTTCACATAGCTGGCTGTAGAATTCGATCATCTCTTCAGAAGTCTTCACTACGCCTTCACCAGCAAGGTTGTATTTACCGTCGCTGTAGATTTCAGAAGATGCTACGTCAAGTGCGATCATAACTTCTTCGCCAGGCTTGTATCCAGCTTTTTCGATTGCTTCAATAATCGTTTGAATTGCTTCTTCGTTTGAACCAAGGTTAGGAGCGAATCCACCTTCGTCACCAACAGAAGTGTTAAGACCTTTTTCTTTTAGAACGCCTTTAAGGCTGTGGAAAATTTCAGCGCCAGTGCGTAGTGCTTCTTTGAAAGAAGGTGCACCAACAGGCATTACCATAAATTCTTGAATGTCTACGTTGTTATCAGCGTGCTCTCCACCGTTAAGAATGTTCATCATTGGTGTTGGAAGAGTTTTTGCGTTGAATCCACCAAGGTAAACGTAAAGTGGAAGCTCAAGTTCTTCTGCAGCAGCGCGGGCAACAGCCATAGATACACCAAGAATAGCGTTAGCACCAAGCTTGCCTTTGTTGTCAGTACCATCAAGGTCGATCATCATGTGGTCGATTCCAAGCTGGTCATAAACGCTCATACCTACTAGTTCTGGAGCGATTGTTTCATTGATGTTAGCTACTGCTTTTTCTACACCTTTACCAAGGTAGCGATCTTTGTCACCGTCACGAAGTTCTACTGCTTCGTATTCACCAGTGGATGCACCAGATGGTACCATTGCACGTGCTTTAACACCTGCATCTGTAAATAC contains:
- the secG gene encoding preprotein translocase subunit SecG — protein: MHLAATIALVIVSILLITVVLLQSGKSAGLSGAITGGAEQLFGKQKARGFEAVLNKVTVVLAVLFFVLSILVAYLV
- the eno gene encoding phosphopyruvate hydratase; protein product: MPIITDVYAREVLDSRGNPTVEVEVFTDAGVKARAMVPSGASTGEYEAVELRDGDKDRYLGKGVEKAVANINETIAPELVGMSVYDQLGIDHMMIDLDGTDNKGKLGANAILGVSMAVARAAAEELELPLYVYLGGFNAKTLPTPMMNILNGGEHADNNVDIQEFMVMPVGAPSFKEALRTGAEIFHSLKGVLKEKGLNTSVGDEGGFAPNLGSNEEAIQTIIEAIEKAGYKPGEEVMIALDVASSEIYSDGKYNLAGEGVVKTSEEMIEFYSQLCEKYPIISIEDGLDENDWEGWEKLTQALGEKVQLVGDDLFVTNTNKLSEGIERSVGNSILIKVNQIGTLTETFDAVEMAKRAGYTAVISHRSGETEDTTIADIAVATNAGQIKTGAPSRTDRVAKYNQLLRIEDELEHLAIYGGRKSFYNLDKK